Proteins co-encoded in one Candidatus Pelagibacter sp. RS40 genomic window:
- a CDS encoding ABC transporter permease — translation MRINTWYISSLLVSIVVSIPILTVFSSFFEDTSNYFEILKSTFLYEYIINSFILLFGVLIFTLIIGVGCAYIVSFYNFPGVKFFKWALILSFAVPAYIYAYSLTAFFENFGTLYSIIKSILGPGEYNKLIPKFDGMLGAILSISFSLFGYVYVLTRASFHYQSQNLLELGQNLGFSRSKVFFSIILPSARPAIVAGLALVAMETLSEFGAVSFFGISTLTTGIYDSWISFDDLAFANQLSFFLLLFILGLFFIEHISRRKAQYHSPSRGGVKQKKKLNLKGSKFIFAFSVCFIVFFISFLFPVLQMLYWTIIFPKNLLDLNILQLSLNTIYLVFLSSLVLIIFSFIANYGNRVTRSKFLNFLTMFSITGYAIPGVILAVAFITFVAWFDNNIIKYYELSSIKKIFIGSIIGLVIVYFIRFYSLAYNGLKSGYERINRSIDESSYLLGYSKIKTFLGIHVPYLRNSIFLIGILISIEIIKELPITLILRPFNFETFATTAYIYASQDLLEAAAVPSLFLILIASTFILITSRYILKD, via the coding sequence ATGAGAATAAACACTTGGTACATTTCATCTCTATTAGTTTCAATAGTTGTATCTATTCCAATATTAACTGTTTTCTCAAGTTTTTTTGAAGATACTTCAAATTACTTTGAAATACTTAAAAGTACTTTTTTATACGAATATATAATCAATTCATTTATACTTTTATTTGGTGTTTTAATATTTACACTAATAATAGGAGTTGGGTGTGCATATATAGTCTCCTTTTATAATTTTCCTGGTGTTAAATTTTTTAAATGGGCTCTAATATTATCTTTTGCAGTTCCAGCTTATATATATGCTTACTCATTAACAGCTTTTTTTGAAAACTTTGGAACTTTATATTCGATAATAAAATCTATTCTAGGACCAGGAGAATATAATAAATTAATTCCAAAATTTGATGGTATGCTTGGTGCTATTTTATCAATATCCTTCTCTTTATTTGGTTATGTCTATGTTTTAACAAGAGCATCCTTTCACTATCAATCTCAAAACCTTTTAGAATTGGGACAAAATCTTGGTTTTTCGAGATCAAAAGTTTTTTTCTCAATAATACTACCTTCAGCAAGACCAGCAATAGTTGCTGGACTAGCTTTGGTTGCTATGGAAACTCTATCTGAATTTGGAGCGGTATCCTTCTTTGGAATTTCTACCCTAACAACTGGAATTTATGATTCATGGATATCATTTGATGATTTAGCTTTTGCAAATCAATTGTCATTTTTTCTATTACTATTTATTTTAGGATTATTTTTCATTGAACATATATCAAGAAGGAAGGCACAGTACCACTCTCCATCAAGAGGTGGAGTAAAACAAAAGAAAAAACTTAATCTCAAAGGTTCAAAATTTATTTTTGCTTTCTCGGTTTGTTTTATAGTTTTTTTTATAAGTTTTTTATTTCCAGTTTTGCAAATGCTTTACTGGACAATTATTTTTCCTAAAAATTTGTTAGATTTAAACATTTTACAACTTTCATTAAATACAATTTATCTCGTATTTTTATCCAGTTTAGTGCTTATCATATTTTCATTTATTGCAAATTATGGAAATAGAGTAACCAGAAGTAAATTTCTAAATTTTCTCACAATGTTTTCAATTACTGGTTATGCAATTCCAGGTGTAATTTTAGCTGTAGCCTTCATAACTTTTGTTGCTTGGTTTGATAACAACATAATTAAATATTATGAATTAAGCTCAATAAAAAAAATATTCATTGGGTCTATAATAGGTTTGGTAATTGTATACTTTATTAGATTTTATTCTTTAGCATATAATGGTTTAAAATCTGGGTATGAGAGAATTAATAGATCTATTGATGAAAGTTCTTATTTACTAGGTTATTCAAAAATAAAAACATTTTTAGGTATTCATGTGCCATATTTAAGAAACTCCATATTTTTAATTGGTATACTTATATCTATCGAGATAATTAAAGAATTACCTATTACCTTAATATTAAGACCTTTTAATTTTGAAACTTTTGCTACCACCGCTTATATATATGCTTCTCAAGACTTATTAGAAGCAGCAGCTGTGCCATCTTTATTTCTAATTTTAATTGCAAGTACTTTTATTTTGATTACATCTAGATATATACTGAAAGACTGA
- the hisI gene encoding phosphoribosyl-AMP cyclohydrolase, which translates to MFKKRENVAEIEEGKLLSPKFDNDGLIPVITTCSKTKEILMHGYMNVEAFKLTIETKEAHYFSRSRKQIWHKGKTSGFVQKVKEIRIDDDQDAVWITVDIGNGASCHVGYRSCFYRSVPMGKIDNARNIEMKFEEDKKKFDPEVIYKGQPNPTKI; encoded by the coding sequence ATGTTTAAAAAAAGAGAAAATGTCGCTGAAATAGAGGAAGGTAAGTTACTTTCACCAAAATTCGACAATGATGGATTGATTCCTGTAATTACCACATGTTCAAAAACTAAAGAAATCTTAATGCATGGTTACATGAATGTTGAAGCGTTTAAATTAACAATTGAAACAAAAGAGGCTCACTATTTTAGTAGATCCAGAAAACAAATTTGGCACAAAGGTAAAACTAGCGGTTTTGTTCAAAAAGTTAAGGAAATAAGAATTGATGATGACCAGGATGCTGTTTGGATAACAGTTGATATTGGTAATGGGGCAAGTTGCCATGTTGGTTATAGATCCTGTTTTTATCGGTCTGTTCCAATGGGAAAAATTGATAACGCAAGAAATATAGAAATGAAGTTTGAAGAAGATAAAAAAAAATTTGATCCAGAAGTGATTTACAAAGGCCAACCTAATCCAACTAAAATATAA
- the folE gene encoding GTP cyclohydrolase I FolE, with the protein MKLVKNENDKNKEEISDKEAQEAFIKILKWIGEDPSREGLLETPKRVMKAFKEYFKGYHEDPKAVLDKTFGDVEGYSDMVVQKNISVQSHCEHHMAPIIGIAHVAYIPNQRVVGLSKIARVVEVFSKRLQTQERLTVQIANTLMESLDAKGVAVTIDSTHQCMTMRGIKKEQATTVTNFYLGQFKDDLSYQNRYLRFIAK; encoded by the coding sequence ATGAAATTAGTAAAAAACGAAAACGATAAAAACAAAGAAGAAATTTCTGATAAAGAGGCTCAGGAAGCTTTTATTAAAATTTTGAAATGGATTGGTGAAGATCCATCTAGGGAAGGTTTATTAGAAACTCCAAAAAGAGTTATGAAGGCTTTTAAAGAATATTTTAAAGGTTACCACGAAGATCCAAAAGCTGTTCTTGATAAAACGTTTGGAGATGTAGAAGGTTACAGTGATATGGTTGTTCAAAAAAACATTTCAGTTCAAAGCCACTGTGAACATCATATGGCACCAATTATCGGAATTGCTCATGTTGCATATATTCCAAATCAAAGAGTTGTAGGATTGAGTAAAATTGCAAGAGTAGTTGAGGTATTTTCTAAAAGATTACAAACACAAGAAAGACTTACAGTCCAAATTGCAAATACTTTAATGGAGTCTTTAGATGCAAAAGGTGTTGCAGTTACTATTGATTCAACTCACCAGTGTATGACTATGAGAGGAATTAAAAAAGAGCAGGCAACAACAGTTACAAATTTTTATTTAGGTCAATTCAAGGACGATTTAAGTTATCAGAATAGATATTTGCGGTTTATCGCAAAATAA
- a CDS encoding ABC transporter ATP-binding protein — MPENFFEIENVSFTAGGKNKVNNVNLSIENEGDIICLLGPSGIGKTTILRTIAGLEKIKSGQIKLKNKILSSKDKHIEPEYRNIALSFQENSLFPHFNVEKNIELGSNRKIGKKKKINQKDVIKFLNLKNILNKYPHEISAGEAQRASLARSLISQPDLLLLDEPLSNVDQSFKEEIQVELKQILNNSKITTIIVTHDSYEAFYLGNKCGIILNGQLKQYDDPYNVYHFPNSIEVVNFLNRGILIPAKVTGENSLENKDLGTIKGNFIKHYPNGSDVQLLLQPEDLEHDDQSNLKLEVVDRKFRGTNFIYTLKTNSNLLIPVFVHSHHIHQHEVDEKFGIKRPINIDHIVCF; from the coding sequence ATGCCTGAAAATTTTTTTGAAATTGAAAATGTATCTTTTACAGCCGGAGGAAAAAATAAAGTTAATAATGTAAATCTATCAATAGAAAACGAAGGTGATATTATTTGTCTTCTTGGTCCTTCAGGAATAGGTAAAACTACAATATTGCGAACAATAGCTGGCCTTGAAAAAATTAAATCAGGACAGATCAAATTAAAAAATAAAATTCTATCATCAAAAGACAAACATATAGAACCTGAGTACCGTAACATAGCTTTATCATTCCAAGAAAATTCTTTATTTCCACATTTTAATGTTGAGAAAAATATTGAGCTAGGATCAAATCGAAAAATAGGAAAAAAGAAAAAAATAAACCAAAAGGATGTAATCAAATTTTTAAATCTTAAAAATATATTAAATAAATACCCTCATGAAATAAGCGCTGGTGAAGCTCAAAGAGCATCTCTAGCTAGATCTTTAATTTCACAACCAGATTTATTGTTGTTAGATGAACCTTTATCTAACGTTGATCAAAGTTTTAAAGAGGAAATACAAGTGGAATTAAAGCAAATATTAAATAATTCAAAAATAACAACTATTATTGTTACACATGACTCTTATGAGGCTTTTTATTTAGGAAATAAATGTGGGATTATTTTAAATGGTCAGCTAAAGCAGTATGATGATCCTTACAATGTATACCACTTTCCAAATTCAATTGAGGTAGTAAACTTTTTAAATAGAGGAATATTAATTCCAGCTAAAGTTACAGGTGAAAATAGTTTAGAAAATAAAGATCTTGGAACAATAAAGGGTAATTTTATAAAACATTATCCCAATGGATCTGATGTTCAATTGTTATTACAACCAGAAGATTTAGAACATGATGATCAAAGCAACTTAAAATTAGAGGTTGTCGATAGAAAATTTAGAGGAACAAACTTTATTTATACTTTGAAAACCAATTCCAATTTACTGATTCCTGTTTTCGTTCATTCACATCATATCCACCAGCATGAAGTAGATGAAAAATTTGGTATCAAAAGACCAATAAACATTGATCACATAGTTTGCTTTTAA
- a CDS encoding LysR family transcriptional regulator: MDWDKLKIFHAVAEAGSFTSATVILNLSQSAISRQIQSLEEDLKVKLFERHARGLTLTENGEYVYKTAHEVISKLKEVETSLGDQKHKTSGKLTITTVRSFGTHWLTPRIQEFMQLNPEIEIELIFDDKELDLSTRQADIGIFMRRPKQLNYIQKKLIDINYHIYGSNRYLEKYGIPKTINDLNKHKFISFGKGAPSPVYNPDWALKIGMKDNKKRKSVMKVNSVMGLLLAVESGVGLAALPDYLVFQSSNLIKVLPKVEGPITEAHFVYPQSLKNVARVSTFRNFLYSKISEWKF, from the coding sequence ATGGATTGGGATAAATTAAAAATTTTTCATGCAGTTGCAGAAGCTGGAAGTTTTACTAGTGCAACAGTGATATTAAATTTAAGCCAATCTGCAATAAGTAGACAAATTCAATCTTTAGAGGAGGATTTGAAGGTAAAATTGTTCGAAAGACACGCAAGAGGCTTAACTTTAACTGAAAACGGTGAATATGTTTATAAAACCGCCCATGAGGTTATTAGCAAATTAAAAGAAGTTGAAACTTCATTAGGGGACCAAAAACACAAAACATCAGGAAAATTAACAATCACAACAGTTAGAAGCTTTGGTACACACTGGCTTACTCCAAGAATTCAAGAGTTTATGCAACTAAATCCTGAAATAGAAATTGAGCTCATATTTGATGATAAAGAGTTAGATCTAAGTACTAGACAAGCAGATATTGGAATTTTTATGAGAAGGCCCAAGCAATTGAATTATATTCAGAAGAAATTGATAGATATTAACTATCATATATATGGATCAAATAGATATTTGGAGAAGTATGGAATTCCAAAAACTATTAATGATTTAAATAAACATAAATTTATTTCATTTGGAAAAGGAGCTCCCTCACCAGTTTATAACCCCGATTGGGCATTAAAAATTGGCATGAAAGATAATAAAAAAAGAAAATCAGTAATGAAGGTAAATAGCGTTATGGGCTTACTGTTGGCAGTTGAGAGCGGAGTAGGTTTAGCAGCTTTACCAGATTACTTAGTGTTTCAGTCCTCAAACCTAATTAAAGTATTACCAAAAGTAGAGGGACCAATAACCGAAGCACATTTTGTATATCCTCAATCTCTTAAAAATGTAGCAAGGGTGTCCACATTTAGGAACTTTCTGTACAGCAAGATCTCAGAGTGGAAATTTTAA
- a CDS encoding oxidoreductase has product MSENFKALVLNQDGENFTREIKSVDKSFLKHGDVTVKVHYSGLNYKDALILKNGARLVKEFPHIPGIDFSGVVEESKHEKFKQGDEIILTGWRVGEIYFGGYSQYAKVNGDFLVKKPKDLSLKQSMTMGTAGFTALQCSFTAKTTREELLLGKKVEEVIVSGASGGVGSMAVMILNKLGCNVTAVTGKESNKDYLKSIGAKNIINTSELTKDARPLDKGLWDGAVDTVGGKVLENILATTKDSGIVAACGNAADIKLNTTVMPFIIRGVKLWGINSVNASIQRRQFLWNEASKLIDFELLGKSIKEISLEELIDVYPKMLKGETSGRYIINLEK; this is encoded by the coding sequence ATGTCAGAAAATTTCAAAGCTTTGGTGCTTAACCAAGACGGAGAAAATTTTACAAGAGAAATTAAATCAGTCGATAAAAGCTTTCTCAAACATGGCGATGTTACTGTTAAAGTTCATTATTCAGGTTTGAATTATAAAGATGCTCTAATTCTAAAAAATGGAGCAAGATTAGTTAAAGAGTTTCCACATATTCCAGGTATTGATTTTTCAGGTGTTGTTGAAGAAAGCAAACATGAGAAATTTAAACAAGGTGATGAAATAATCTTAACTGGTTGGAGAGTAGGAGAAATTTATTTTGGCGGCTATTCTCAATACGCAAAAGTAAATGGTGACTTTTTAGTTAAGAAACCAAAGGACTTAAGTTTAAAACAATCAATGACTATGGGAACAGCAGGTTTTACAGCACTTCAATGTTCATTTACAGCTAAGACAACAAGAGAGGAACTTCTACTTGGAAAAAAAGTAGAAGAGGTAATTGTAAGTGGTGCTTCAGGGGGAGTAGGAAGTATGGCTGTAATGATTTTAAATAAACTTGGTTGCAATGTGACAGCTGTTACTGGAAAAGAAAGTAATAAAGATTATCTTAAATCTATAGGAGCAAAAAACATTATAAATACTAGCGAATTAACAAAAGATGCAAGACCTTTAGATAAAGGATTGTGGGATGGAGCCGTCGATACAGTAGGTGGTAAAGTTTTAGAAAATATTTTAGCAACAACAAAAGACAGTGGAATTGTTGCAGCTTGTGGAAACGCTGCTGATATAAAATTAAATACTACTGTTATGCCTTTTATAATTCGTGGTGTAAAATTATGGGGTATTAATTCTGTAAATGCTTCAATTCAAAGAAGACAATTCCTGTGGAATGAAGCATCAAAATTGATTGATTTTGAATTGTTGGGTAAATCTATTAAGGAAATTAGTTTAGAAGAACTAATTGATGTTTATCCAAAAATGTTAAAAGGCGAAACATCAGGAAGATATATAATTAATTTAGAAAAATAG
- a CDS encoding extracellular solute-binding protein, whose protein sequence is MRKITIIGILFAFISSFAFSAEVNVFSARHYDSDIQLYEKFTSKTGIKVNVVSGKDKALQKRIMEEGADCVGDLYITADAGRLGAFQAKGMLQKAGWSKAIKNVVPSQFRSAQWTGIAKRARIIYYSPERVSANELNGMTYEGLADPKWKGRLVIRKSNNIYNQSLVASLVKNNGKNSTANWAKLVVANMARTPKGNDRAQIMAVAAGEADIAVANTYYHALMLSGKKGAEQQEAAKKVMPFFPNQQDRGTHMNISGAGMLKHAPNKSNAVKLVEFLLTAEAQNHIVNNTFEYPMISGVSANELVPGKDMSFKQDNKTSVKTYGAKQADALEVMLAAGWK, encoded by the coding sequence ATGAGAAAAATAACAATAATCGGAATACTTTTTGCATTCATTTCATCTTTCGCATTTTCTGCGGAGGTTAACGTTTTTAGTGCAAGACATTACGACTCAGACATTCAACTTTATGAGAAGTTTACGTCTAAAACTGGAATTAAAGTTAATGTTGTATCAGGAAAAGATAAAGCTCTTCAAAAAAGAATAATGGAAGAGGGAGCTGATTGTGTAGGAGATTTATACATCACTGCTGACGCTGGAAGATTAGGTGCATTTCAAGCTAAGGGAATGCTTCAAAAGGCTGGGTGGTCAAAGGCAATAAAAAATGTCGTACCAAGTCAGTTTAGAAGTGCTCAGTGGACTGGCATAGCTAAAAGAGCAAGGATAATTTATTATTCACCAGAAAGAGTAAGTGCAAATGAGTTAAATGGTATGACGTATGAAGGTCTAGCTGATCCAAAATGGAAAGGTAGACTAGTTATAAGAAAATCAAATAATATTTATAACCAATCTTTAGTTGCATCTTTAGTAAAAAATAATGGAAAAAATAGTACAGCTAATTGGGCTAAACTAGTTGTTGCTAACATGGCAAGAACACCTAAAGGAAATGATAGAGCTCAAATTATGGCAGTAGCAGCAGGAGAAGCAGATATTGCTGTAGCTAACACTTATTATCATGCATTAATGCTATCTGGTAAAAAGGGTGCTGAGCAACAAGAAGCAGCAAAAAAAGTAATGCCTTTTTTTCCTAATCAACAAGATAGAGGAACACATATGAATATTAGTGGAGCTGGAATGTTGAAGCATGCTCCAAATAAATCTAATGCTGTAAAACTTGTTGAGTTTTTATTAACTGCTGAAGCACAAAACCATATTGTTAATAATACTTTTGAGTATCCAATGATTTCAGGGGTTTCAGCAAATGAATTAGTTCCAGGAAAAGATATGAGTTTTAAACAAGATAATAAAACTTCAGTCAAAACTTATGGAGCTAAACAAGCCGACGCTTTAGAGGTTATGCTTGCAGCTGGATGGAAATAA
- a CDS encoding CHASE2 domain-containing protein, with protein MSEEKNIEEKEKKKANKFQLAFEKFKEALNKLIHHPFVEKYKNYISFSVILLILIFVRLQNPEFVKSISNISFDSYQKIFKFDERRDNIVIVDIDEPSLAKFGQFPWGRNIFSEILENINRDNPKSVGFDIFFSEKDKQSPEEIIKTYSIEDKYAKNILNSIEGHDKKFQKTLKETKSVLAVFGSLVPTKGTYDRKGKARIFAKGGNVKNFVYNYKYSLGSIQILEKNSKGLGSINYITQSDAVVRSLPLIMVFNNKLFPTFGLEMIRVGEKKKTIITNLNENGIKNITIRPYDFKTDKNSLIWVKYNRSINNNYISAEKVFDKNFDENFFKDKYVLIGASAKGLFDTVKIPTGETVPGVQVHANVIDNLLNNSFLKRNDGIFVFELLLSIIISIAAFIISQRIKPKYSLSIIFVGLIIIFVIGLSIYRFRSELIDVSYPMIMISITFLTGLYFRFLEENKIALQNLQKEAKLLKERELAGGVQKSLFPDISAFENFVYAKNIPARDVSGDYFDVMKVGPEEYYFTLADVSGKGVKAGMYMAKASSIFRTLSNLKFPLERVVFGVNNEIIEAKFKGMFVTAVFGKFNPKTGDLTFINAGHESIMLFDKSKKFEFIQSDLPPIGIMKYFAESMVKSNTINIKDKTFVVYTDGVTEGYLPNGEEFGAEGVENVVKGMETITPKDLVEKVTSTLNWGIPKLRDDITCMAINFDNPNEIEKKKKRPPPPKEEKKE; from the coding sequence GTGAGTGAAGAAAAAAATATAGAAGAAAAAGAGAAAAAAAAAGCAAATAAATTTCAATTAGCTTTTGAGAAATTTAAAGAAGCTTTAAATAAACTAATTCATCATCCATTTGTTGAGAAATATAAAAATTATATTTCATTTTCAGTTATTTTATTAATCTTAATTTTTGTAAGATTACAAAATCCTGAATTTGTAAAATCAATTTCAAATATAAGCTTCGATTCTTATCAAAAAATTTTTAAATTTGATGAGAGAAGAGATAATATAGTTATTGTAGATATAGATGAACCAAGTCTTGCAAAATTTGGTCAATTTCCTTGGGGCAGAAATATATTTTCAGAAATACTAGAAAATATAAACCGAGATAATCCAAAATCAGTTGGTTTCGATATATTTTTTTCTGAAAAGGATAAACAGTCTCCAGAAGAAATTATTAAAACTTACTCAATTGAGGATAAGTATGCCAAAAATATTTTAAATTCTATTGAAGGCCACGATAAAAAATTTCAAAAAACTTTGAAAGAAACAAAATCAGTATTAGCAGTGTTTGGAAGCTTAGTTCCCACAAAAGGTACTTATGATCGTAAAGGAAAAGCAAGAATTTTTGCAAAAGGAGGAAATGTAAAAAATTTTGTCTACAACTACAAATATTCCCTAGGTTCAATTCAAATATTAGAAAAAAATTCTAAAGGATTAGGTTCTATTAATTACATAACCCAAAGTGATGCAGTTGTAAGATCGCTTCCTTTAATTATGGTTTTCAATAATAAATTATTCCCTACTTTTGGATTAGAAATGATAAGAGTAGGTGAGAAAAAAAAGACTATCATCACAAATCTTAATGAGAACGGAATTAAGAATATAACAATTAGACCATATGATTTTAAAACAGATAAAAATTCACTAATTTGGGTTAAATATAATAGATCAATTAACAATAACTACATTTCTGCAGAAAAAGTGTTTGATAAAAATTTTGATGAGAATTTTTTTAAAGATAAATATGTATTAATTGGTGCTTCAGCAAAAGGTCTTTTCGATACAGTAAAAATTCCAACAGGTGAAACTGTTCCAGGAGTGCAGGTACATGCAAATGTAATTGATAATTTATTGAATAACAGTTTTTTAAAAAGAAATGATGGAATATTTGTTTTTGAATTATTACTTTCAATAATAATTTCTATTGCTGCATTTATAATTTCACAAAGAATTAAGCCAAAATACAGCTTAAGTATAATTTTTGTAGGATTAATAATTATTTTTGTTATTGGATTATCTATTTATAGATTTAGATCAGAGCTAATTGATGTCAGCTATCCAATGATAATGATCTCAATAACATTTTTAACTGGTCTTTATTTTAGGTTTTTAGAGGAAAATAAAATTGCTCTTCAAAATCTTCAAAAAGAGGCAAAACTTTTAAAAGAAAGAGAACTTGCTGGAGGTGTCCAAAAAAGTTTATTCCCAGATATCTCAGCTTTTGAAAACTTTGTTTATGCAAAAAATATTCCAGCGCGAGATGTATCTGGCGATTATTTTGATGTAATGAAAGTTGGACCGGAAGAATATTATTTTACATTAGCAGATGTTTCAGGAAAAGGAGTTAAGGCTGGTATGTACATGGCAAAAGCTTCCTCTATTTTTAGAACACTCTCAAATTTAAAATTTCCGCTTGAAAGAGTTGTATTTGGTGTAAATAACGAAATTATTGAGGCAAAATTTAAAGGAATGTTTGTAACAGCAGTGTTTGGAAAATTTAACCCAAAAACAGGAGATTTGACATTTATCAATGCAGGTCATGAAAGCATAATGTTATTTGATAAATCAAAAAAATTTGAATTTATCCAATCTGATCTACCTCCAATAGGAATAATGAAATATTTTGCAGAGTCTATGGTTAAATCTAATACAATAAATATTAAAGATAAAACTTTTGTTGTTTATACAGATGGAGTAACCGAGGGATATCTTCCAAATGGTGAAGAATTTGGAGCTGAAGGAGTTGAAAATGTTGTAAAAGGAATGGAAACTATAACCCCCAAAGATCTAGTTGAAAAAGTAACATCAACTTTAAATTGGGGTATACCAAAATTAAGAGATGATATTACTTGCATGGCAATTAATTTTGATAATCCAAATGAAATTGAGAAGAAAAAGAAAAGACCTCCTCCACCAAAAGAGGAAAAAAAAGAATAA